From one Thalassospira lucentensis genomic stretch:
- a CDS encoding AMP nucleosidase, translating to MVSGVHGSVRDLFEFTDADRALARIKDIYTTGAEAVREAFTRFGNGQQSSPVRAYYPYLGIEVPPEKLHVESTLSYGAPRDPGIYGTTLTRPDLFEQYYREQIELLLKNHDVPVVVGVSDRPIPLPFLVETATDNIGPTDIRQLQLVFDMPDLARTDDDIANGVHYGITEGPKPLSLFSGERVDYSLARLRHYTATLPEHFQKFVLFTNYQRYVDEFIEFAKLQLEDPKSPYVAFVEPGPKVHVRKNAPKAWQESGEAVKQLPQMPSYHLIREDGLGVTLVNIGVGPSNAKTATDHIAVMRPHCWLMLGHCAGLRRSQLLGDYVLAHGYVRDDHVLDSDLPLWIPVPPIAEVQVALANSVTKITGLKGREMKARMRTGTVATTDNRNWELRYSELFVRLNQSRAIAVDMESATIAANGFRFRVPYGTLLCVSDKPVHGELKLPGMANNFYRQRIGQHLQVGLDTIDTLRNEVNQLHSRKLRSLDEPAFR from the coding sequence ATGGTTTCCGGAGTCCACGGATCGGTTCGCGATCTGTTTGAATTTACTGACGCCGACAGGGCACTTGCCCGCATCAAGGATATTTATACCACTGGTGCCGAGGCAGTCCGTGAAGCATTCACCCGGTTTGGAAACGGTCAGCAATCCTCGCCTGTGCGCGCCTATTACCCGTATCTCGGGATTGAGGTGCCGCCCGAGAAGTTGCATGTCGAAAGTACATTGTCGTATGGCGCGCCGCGCGACCCGGGCATTTACGGTACGACCCTGACGCGCCCGGATCTGTTCGAACAATATTACCGCGAACAGATTGAACTGCTGCTTAAAAACCATGACGTGCCGGTCGTGGTCGGTGTTTCGGATCGTCCCATTCCGTTACCGTTCCTGGTTGAAACCGCAACCGATAATATCGGCCCGACCGATATTCGCCAGCTTCAGCTGGTGTTTGACATGCCTGATCTGGCGCGGACAGATGACGATATCGCCAACGGGGTACATTACGGAATTACCGAAGGACCCAAGCCGCTTTCTCTGTTTTCCGGGGAAAGGGTGGATTACTCGCTGGCACGTTTGCGCCACTACACGGCGACATTGCCCGAACATTTCCAGAAGTTCGTGCTGTTCACCAACTATCAGCGCTATGTCGACGAGTTCATCGAGTTTGCCAAATTGCAGCTTGAAGACCCCAAAAGCCCCTACGTTGCTTTTGTCGAGCCGGGGCCAAAAGTCCATGTACGCAAGAATGCTCCCAAGGCATGGCAGGAAAGCGGAGAAGCCGTCAAACAGCTTCCGCAGATGCCTTCCTATCACCTGATCCGTGAAGACGGTCTGGGGGTGACGCTGGTCAATATTGGGGTCGGCCCGTCGAATGCGAAAACCGCCACCGACCATATCGCGGTTATGCGCCCGCATTGCTGGTTGATGCTGGGGCATTGTGCCGGACTTCGCCGAAGCCAGCTTCTGGGCGATTACGTTCTGGCGCATGGTTATGTCCGTGACGATCATGTTCTCGACTCGGACCTGCCGCTTTGGATTCCGGTGCCGCCAATTGCCGAAGTACAGGTCGCCCTTGCCAATTCCGTGACCAAAATTACGGGACTTAAAGGGCGCGAAATGAAGGCGCGCATGCGTACCGGTACTGTGGCAACCACAGACAACCGGAACTGGGAACTGCGTTACAGCGAACTGTTCGTGCGTCTTAACCAGTCGCGCGCGATCGCGGTCGATATGGAAAGTGCAACCATAGCTGCCAACGGTTTCCGTTTCCGTGTTCCTTACGGCACGTTGCTGTGTGTTTCCGACAAGCCGGTGCATGGCGAACTGAAACTGCCGGGAATGGCCAACAATTTCTATCGGCAGCGTATCGGTCAACACCTTCAGGTCGGTCTTGATACCATCGATACCCTGCGAAACGAGGTCAATCAGCTGCATTCGCGCAAACTGCGGTCGTTGGACGAACCTGCTTTCCGCTAG
- the chrA gene encoding chromate efflux transporter yields MTVHHDARQDLPVWQIFLIFLRLGLTSFGGPVAHISYFREEFVVRRKWLSDATYGDLVALCQFVPGPASSQVGMGIGMSLGGFPGAFAAWIGFTMPSAIVLVALGLGLAGSNLAATGPMIWGLKLVAVGVVAHALWGMARSLCPDIPRAVIAIIAAALMIAFSGAGMQAIVIVGGLVAGTLFLQADLVKLDGKLAAGISPKVAVFALAIFGALLIGLPLLVQVTSSSWLAVFDGFYRSGALVFGGGHVVLPLLQEAVVAPGWVDTDTFLAGYGATQAVPGPIFTFAAYLGAVMQTDTGGIAGAMIALIAIFLPAFLLVIGLLPFWDRIRHMPKMRAGLAGINAAVVGLLASVLYDPIWTGSIHDVKDVVIAIIAFIILQWRLMPVWALVLAGGTGGIVMGYFGVAGTVV; encoded by the coding sequence ATGACGGTTCATCACGATGCCAGACAGGATTTGCCGGTTTGGCAGATTTTTCTGATTTTTCTTCGACTTGGCTTGACCAGTTTTGGTGGGCCGGTTGCACATATCAGTTATTTCCGTGAAGAGTTCGTAGTACGCCGCAAATGGCTTTCGGATGCGACTTATGGCGATCTGGTAGCACTCTGCCAGTTCGTGCCGGGTCCTGCCAGTTCTCAGGTCGGGATGGGAATCGGCATGTCGCTCGGCGGATTTCCCGGTGCATTTGCCGCATGGATCGGTTTTACCATGCCATCGGCAATTGTTCTTGTCGCGCTTGGGCTTGGTTTGGCTGGCAGTAACCTCGCCGCCACTGGTCCCATGATATGGGGGCTCAAACTGGTTGCCGTTGGTGTTGTTGCGCACGCTCTTTGGGGCATGGCGCGAAGTCTGTGCCCTGATATTCCGCGTGCGGTTATTGCCATAATTGCAGCCGCACTGATGATCGCATTTAGTGGTGCGGGCATGCAGGCCATCGTCATTGTCGGTGGGCTGGTTGCCGGGACACTGTTCCTGCAGGCTGATCTGGTCAAGCTGGACGGGAAGCTGGCTGCCGGTATTTCCCCGAAGGTGGCGGTGTTCGCGTTGGCAATCTTTGGTGCGCTACTGATCGGGTTGCCGTTACTGGTGCAGGTCACATCGTCATCATGGCTTGCCGTATTTGACGGATTTTATCGCAGCGGGGCGCTGGTTTTTGGTGGCGGCCATGTGGTGCTGCCACTGCTGCAGGAAGCCGTTGTTGCGCCCGGTTGGGTCGATACGGATACGTTCCTTGCCGGTTATGGCGCAACGCAGGCAGTACCGGGGCCGATTTTTACCTTTGCTGCCTATCTGGGGGCCGTGATGCAAACCGATACGGGCGGGATCGCGGGGGCGATGATTGCCCTGATCGCCATTTTCCTGCCTGCGTTTCTTCTGGTGATCGGATTATTGCCGTTTTGGGATCGTATCCGGCATATGCCCAAAATGCGTGCGGGGCTGGCAGGGATCAATGCTGCGGTGGTGGGCTTGCTCGCATCGGTTCTGTACGATCCGATCTGGACCGGATCAATTCATGACGTGAAGGACGTGGTGATTGCGATCATTGCATTCATAATCTTGCAATGGCGGCTGATGCCTGTCTGGGCGCTGGTTCTTGCGGGTGGAACCGGTGGTATTGTGATGGGCTATTTCGGCGTTGCCGGTACGGTTGTCTGA
- a CDS encoding sigma-70 family RNA polymerase sigma factor has product MSEQVMNEIEDHVPALRRHAYRLTGSMDRAQDLVQDTLLKAISKKDQFEEGTSLKAWLHRILFNTFISSKRREKTRGHHVDWDDLGDVYGHGSNQMARLQLRDADRILGELPEQERQAILLTAVDEISYQDAAERMNVEIGTVKSRVGRARRKLRSSVGRIETREHASRFVAEAA; this is encoded by the coding sequence ATGTCTGAGCAAGTGATGAACGAAATTGAAGATCACGTACCCGCGCTGCGTCGCCATGCATATCGGCTGACGGGCAGCATGGATCGTGCACAGGATCTCGTGCAGGACACTTTGTTGAAAGCCATCAGCAAAAAAGATCAGTTCGAAGAAGGCACCAGTCTTAAGGCATGGCTGCACCGGATTCTGTTCAACACATTCATCTCGTCCAAGCGTCGCGAGAAGACCCGTGGGCATCATGTCGACTGGGATGATCTTGGTGACGTCTACGGTCATGGCAGCAATCAGATGGCCCGGTTGCAGCTGCGTGATGCGGATCGCATCTTGGGTGAGCTTCCCGAGCAGGAACGTCAGGCGATCCTTCTTACCGCCGTTGACGAAATTTCCTATCAGGACGCCGCCGAGCGGATGAATGTCGAGATTGGCACGGTCAAATCCCGCGTAGGTCGCGCACGCCGGAAGCTGCGTTCTTCCGTCGGGCGGATTGAAACACGGGAGCACGCGTCGCGGTTCGTGGCGGAGGCAGCCTGA